Proteins encoded within one genomic window of Hermetia illucens chromosome 2, iHerIll2.2.curated.20191125, whole genome shotgun sequence:
- the LOC119649147 gene encoding cytochrome b5: MALPTYTLKDIAYNNGVDKPTVWIIISNQVYDVTKFIDEHPGGRELIMEHAGSDATKDFKSAGHSGSAYKDLKKYLIGELAEEDRIEPNGAAKVVVDTSEPIPRKGIFCCC, from the exons ATGGCTCTACCGACGTACACTTTAAAGGATATTGCCTACAATAATGGTGTCGATAAACCCACTGTCTGGATTATTATTAGCAATCAAGTTTACGATGTCACAAAATTTATTGATGAG CATCCTGGCGGGAGGGAATTAATTATGGAACATGCTGGAAGTGACGCTACCAAGGATTTTAAAAGTGCCGGTCATTCAGGAAGTGCTTATAAGGATCTGAAGAAGTATTTGATTGGTGAATTGGCAGAG GAAGATAGAATCGAACCCAACGGTGCTGCGAAAGTTGTCGTGGATACATCTGAGCCTATACCGaggaaaggaatattttgctgctgttga